One genomic region from Cydia pomonella isolate Wapato2018A chromosome 4, ilCydPomo1, whole genome shotgun sequence encodes:
- the LOC133517220 gene encoding testis-specific serine/threonine-protein kinase 3-like isoform X2, with the protein MLKYVLQVYKAVHMIDETHNTMLACKVIDTTGAPRDYLTKFLPRELDILIRLNHPHIVHVTDIFQRRARYYIFQRFAENGDLLNYLTSNGAVPENQSRLWMRQISCGLHYIHTLNIAHRDLKCENILITTNYNVKITDFGFARGVRCRDRDVLSETFCGSLSYAAPEVLKGIPYLPKLADMWSMGIILYTMLNQALPFNETSARKLYEKQVTKKWRFRSNVVNQLSEECKRQVTQLMEPEAKARPTASSLFNGPWIGMDPRLLKLTFMEESLLKQAVAVVEKQMRDSEAETDMERIAEIRCKSRGKEGFKVWKTSDATAFVKSKHMFEENENK; encoded by the exons GTGTACAAAGCAGTTCATATGATAGACGAGACCCACAACACGATGTTGGCGTGTAAAGTGATTGACACGACGGGAGCGCCCCGCGACTATCTCACCAAGTTCCTGCCGCGCGAGCTGGATATCCTCATCCGCCTCAACCATCCGCACATCGTGCACGTCACCGACATCTTCCAGCGCCGCGCCAGATACTACATATTCCAGCGATTTGCCGAAAACGGGGACCTACTCAACTACCTAACAAGCAACGGCGCTGTGCCCGAGAACCAGAGCAGGCTCTGGATGCGACAGATTAGCTGCGGTCTCCACTACATCCACACTCTAAACATCGCGCACAGAGATTTGAAGTGCGAAAACATATTGATCACAACGAATTACAATGTCAAGATAACTGATTTCGGTTTCGCGCGCGGAGTCCGCTGCAGGGATCGGGACGTTTTGTCAGAGACATTCTGCGGGTCGCTTTCGTACGCCGCGCCAGAAGTACTAAAGGGTATCCCGTATCTACCTAAGCTGGCTGATATGTGGTCCATGGGGATCATTCTTTACACTATGCTAAACCAAGCCCTACCATTTAATGAGACTTCTGCGAGAAAGTTGTATGAGAAACAG GTGACGAAGAAGTGGCGGTTCCGCTCGAATGTAGTGAATCAACTATCAGAGGAATGCAAGCGGCAAGTTACCCAGCTGATGGAACCGGAGGCGAAGGCGCGGCCAACGGCCAGCAGCCTCTTTAACGGTCCCTGGATCGGCATGGACCCTCGCCTTCTCA AGTTAACTTTTATGGAAGAGTCACTACTCAAACAAGCTGTAGCAGTTGTCGAGAAACAGATGAGGGATTCCGAAGCGGAGACCGATATGGAGCGCATCGCGGAAATCCGCTGCAAGAGCCGGGGAAAAG agggaTTCAAAGTATGGAAAACTAGTGACGCAACAGCATTTGTAAAATCGAAACATATGTTTGaggaaaatgaaaataaataa
- the LOC133517220 gene encoding testis-specific serine/threonine-protein kinase 3-like isoform X1 codes for MGTPGDKCDLTSPSDLAMLQEKGFILGKLIGEGSYAKVYKAVHMIDETHNTMLACKVIDTTGAPRDYLTKFLPRELDILIRLNHPHIVHVTDIFQRRARYYIFQRFAENGDLLNYLTSNGAVPENQSRLWMRQISCGLHYIHTLNIAHRDLKCENILITTNYNVKITDFGFARGVRCRDRDVLSETFCGSLSYAAPEVLKGIPYLPKLADMWSMGIILYTMLNQALPFNETSARKLYEKQVTKKWRFRSNVVNQLSEECKRQVTQLMEPEAKARPTASSLFNGPWIGMDPRLLKLTFMEESLLKQAVAVVEKQMRDSEAETDMERIAEIRCKSRGKEGFKVWKTSDATAFVKSKHMFEENENK; via the exons GTGTACAAAGCAGTTCATATGATAGACGAGACCCACAACACGATGTTGGCGTGTAAAGTGATTGACACGACGGGAGCGCCCCGCGACTATCTCACCAAGTTCCTGCCGCGCGAGCTGGATATCCTCATCCGCCTCAACCATCCGCACATCGTGCACGTCACCGACATCTTCCAGCGCCGCGCCAGATACTACATATTCCAGCGATTTGCCGAAAACGGGGACCTACTCAACTACCTAACAAGCAACGGCGCTGTGCCCGAGAACCAGAGCAGGCTCTGGATGCGACAGATTAGCTGCGGTCTCCACTACATCCACACTCTAAACATCGCGCACAGAGATTTGAAGTGCGAAAACATATTGATCACAACGAATTACAATGTCAAGATAACTGATTTCGGTTTCGCGCGCGGAGTCCGCTGCAGGGATCGGGACGTTTTGTCAGAGACATTCTGCGGGTCGCTTTCGTACGCCGCGCCAGAAGTACTAAAGGGTATCCCGTATCTACCTAAGCTGGCTGATATGTGGTCCATGGGGATCATTCTTTACACTATGCTAAACCAAGCCCTACCATTTAATGAGACTTCTGCGAGAAAGTTGTATGAGAAACAG GTGACGAAGAAGTGGCGGTTCCGCTCGAATGTAGTGAATCAACTATCAGAGGAATGCAAGCGGCAAGTTACCCAGCTGATGGAACCGGAGGCGAAGGCGCGGCCAACGGCCAGCAGCCTCTTTAACGGTCCCTGGATCGGCATGGACCCTCGCCTTCTCA AGTTAACTTTTATGGAAGAGTCACTACTCAAACAAGCTGTAGCAGTTGTCGAGAAACAGATGAGGGATTCCGAAGCGGAGACCGATATGGAGCGCATCGCGGAAATCCGCTGCAAGAGCCGGGGAAAAG agggaTTCAAAGTATGGAAAACTAGTGACGCAACAGCATTTGTAAAATCGAAACATATGTTTGaggaaaatgaaaataaataa
- the LOC133517220 gene encoding testis-specific serine/threonine-protein kinase 3-like isoform X3, translating to MIDETHNTMLACKVIDTTGAPRDYLTKFLPRELDILIRLNHPHIVHVTDIFQRRARYYIFQRFAENGDLLNYLTSNGAVPENQSRLWMRQISCGLHYIHTLNIAHRDLKCENILITTNYNVKITDFGFARGVRCRDRDVLSETFCGSLSYAAPEVLKGIPYLPKLADMWSMGIILYTMLNQALPFNETSARKLYEKQVTKKWRFRSNVVNQLSEECKRQVTQLMEPEAKARPTASSLFNGPWIGMDPRLLKLTFMEESLLKQAVAVVEKQMRDSEAETDMERIAEIRCKSRGKEGFKVWKTSDATAFVKSKHMFEENENK from the exons ATGATAGACGAGACCCACAACACGATGTTGGCGTGTAAAGTGATTGACACGACGGGAGCGCCCCGCGACTATCTCACCAAGTTCCTGCCGCGCGAGCTGGATATCCTCATCCGCCTCAACCATCCGCACATCGTGCACGTCACCGACATCTTCCAGCGCCGCGCCAGATACTACATATTCCAGCGATTTGCCGAAAACGGGGACCTACTCAACTACCTAACAAGCAACGGCGCTGTGCCCGAGAACCAGAGCAGGCTCTGGATGCGACAGATTAGCTGCGGTCTCCACTACATCCACACTCTAAACATCGCGCACAGAGATTTGAAGTGCGAAAACATATTGATCACAACGAATTACAATGTCAAGATAACTGATTTCGGTTTCGCGCGCGGAGTCCGCTGCAGGGATCGGGACGTTTTGTCAGAGACATTCTGCGGGTCGCTTTCGTACGCCGCGCCAGAAGTACTAAAGGGTATCCCGTATCTACCTAAGCTGGCTGATATGTGGTCCATGGGGATCATTCTTTACACTATGCTAAACCAAGCCCTACCATTTAATGAGACTTCTGCGAGAAAGTTGTATGAGAAACAG GTGACGAAGAAGTGGCGGTTCCGCTCGAATGTAGTGAATCAACTATCAGAGGAATGCAAGCGGCAAGTTACCCAGCTGATGGAACCGGAGGCGAAGGCGCGGCCAACGGCCAGCAGCCTCTTTAACGGTCCCTGGATCGGCATGGACCCTCGCCTTCTCA AGTTAACTTTTATGGAAGAGTCACTACTCAAACAAGCTGTAGCAGTTGTCGAGAAACAGATGAGGGATTCCGAAGCGGAGACCGATATGGAGCGCATCGCGGAAATCCGCTGCAAGAGCCGGGGAAAAG agggaTTCAAAGTATGGAAAACTAGTGACGCAACAGCATTTGTAAAATCGAAACATATGTTTGaggaaaatgaaaataaataa